Part of the Candidatus Cloacimonadota bacterium genome, ATCGATTCATAAATACTGAATACTGCCTCGTTTCAGTCATAACTGCTAGGCAGAAAAGGAAATAATATGGATGCTATACCGCTGTTAACTCTTAAACGGCTCCCGAAATATCTGGAGGCCCTTTACCGTTTTAAGCGTGCCGGATTAAGAATGGTTTCTGCTACCAAAATCGCAGTTTTTGCCGATGTTCACATGACTCAGGTACGCAAAGATTTATCTTATACGGGTGTGGTAGGAACTCCAAAAATTGGGCATCATATCGATGGTTTAATCAAAGCGATTGAAGAATGCTTAAACTGGAATGACGTATCCTCTTGTTTCTTAGTTGGTGTAGGGCATTTAGGCAAGGCTTTGATGGGCTATCAGGAATTACAGAAGAAAGGTTTACGCATTATTGCCGCTTTCGATTCTGATCCGGATTTAGCCGGAACGTACTATCAGGGAATTCCAATTCATTCGATGCAGAAATTTAGTAATCTGCTTTCCCGTTTGCATATACATATTGGGGTTTTAACTGTTCCAGCGGATGCTGCACAGATGATAGCCGAGCAAATGGTGGCAAACGGAGTATTAGCAATCTGGAATTTTACTACGGTGAAGCTTGATCTCCCCCAAGAGATTATTGTAGAAAATGTGGATATGAGTGCATCTTTGGCAGTTTTATCCCGAAGAATAGCTGAACGGCTGCATATCGAAGCCAAGTAATTAGATAGCAATCAACAATCCCCAATCAATTCGAAGTTCGAGTTATTCCATAAATACATAAAAAATATAGATACAGGAGTAGAAATGAGTGCCGAATACGCAGCCGCTCACAGCTTCAACAAGGTGATCGACATTTTAGATCGTTTCGATAGAAGCGAAGCCAAGATCATCCCAATTCTTCAGGCAGTACAGGAAGAATACCGATACTTGCCTCAGGAAGTTCTTACTTTTATTGCCACTTCTCTGCGCATCTCCCCTGCCAGACTATATGGCGTAGCAACTTTTTACAGTCACTTTTCATTGGAACCAAAAGGTAAACACATCATCAAAATGTGTGATGGCACGGCTTGCCACGTCCGCGTATCCTCTGCAGTAATTGATGCAATTCGCAAGAAATTGAATCTTCGTGAGAAACAAATCACTACAGACGACATGATGTTTACCTTTGAAACAGTATCCTGCTTAGGGGCATGTGGATTGGCGCCGGTTCTGGTTGTGGATGACAAGGTTTACGGTCAGATCACTCCGGAACAGGCATTAAAAATAATCGGCAGCATCGAAGATAAGGAGAAGGAAAATGCCTAAGCTCGAAGAAATACGTGATGCTTATAACGAAGCACGCGCATTGTGTGACAAACGCATTATTGTATGTGCAGGAACAGGTTGCATCGCTAATGGTTCTTTGAAGGTTTTTGAAGCTCTTAAAAATGCGATTGCCTTAAGTGGCTTAGAAGTAACTGTTTCCTTAAAATCTCATGACCCCAAAGAACATAAACATCATGATGTGTATATGATTGGCAGCGGATGCCAGGGTTTCTGCCAGGTTGGTCCTCTGGTAACGATCGAACCGGCTGGAATTATGTATGGTCACGTGAAGCCAGAAGATGCAGCGGAAATAGTTGCCAAATCCATAGTAAACCACGAAGTTATAGAACGCCTTCTGTATCATGATCCCGTATCGGGAACAGCTTACAAAGGTACTGATGATATACCGTTTTATACCAAACAACTGCGCACTGGGCTAAAAGATTGCGGCAAATTAGACCCCTCCAATATCGCAGAATACATTGCTCACGGCGGATACTTTTCAGCCCGCGACACCTATACAAAATTCGATGCCGAAGAATTATGCAAACTATATCAGGAAAGTGGTCTGCGCGGACGTGGTGGCGGTGGATTTCTAACCGGTTTGAAATGGGATTTTGCCCGTAAAGAGCATAATGAAAAAAAATACGTAATCTGTAACGGAGACGAAGGAGATCCTGGTGCCTTTATGGATCGTTCTATATTGGAGGGCAATCCCCATAGTGTAATCGAAGGTATGTTAATTGCCGCAAAAGCGATTGGTGCCAATGAAGGTTATGTATATGTTCGGATGGAATATCCTTTAGCCTGTTCCAGAATTAGGGAGGCAATTCAAAAAGCAACCGAATATGGAATTTTGGGGAATACTGTTTTTGGTACTGAGGCGAGCTTTCACATCAACGTGATGGAAGGTGCCGGAGCATTTGTTTGTGGCGAAGAAACTGCCCTATTGGCCTCAATTGAAGGTAAGCGCGGCATGCCTACTCCCAAACCTCCATTCCCG contains:
- a CDS encoding redox-sensing transcriptional repressor Rex; this translates as MDAIPLLTLKRLPKYLEALYRFKRAGLRMVSATKIAVFADVHMTQVRKDLSYTGVVGTPKIGHHIDGLIKAIEECLNWNDVSSCFLVGVGHLGKALMGYQELQKKGLRIIAAFDSDPDLAGTYYQGIPIHSMQKFSNLLSRLHIHIGVLTVPADAAQMIAEQMVANGVLAIWNFTTVKLDLPQEIIVENVDMSASLAVLSRRIAERLHIEAK
- a CDS encoding NAD(P)H-dependent oxidoreductase subunit E, translating into MSAEYAAAHSFNKVIDILDRFDRSEAKIIPILQAVQEEYRYLPQEVLTFIATSLRISPARLYGVATFYSHFSLEPKGKHIIKMCDGTACHVRVSSAVIDAIRKKLNLREKQITTDDMMFTFETVSCLGACGLAPVLVVDDKVYGQITPEQALKIIGSIEDKEKENA
- a CDS encoding 4Fe-4S binding protein, whose product is MPKLEEIRDAYNEARALCDKRIIVCAGTGCIANGSLKVFEALKNAIALSGLEVTVSLKSHDPKEHKHHDVYMIGSGCQGFCQVGPLVTIEPAGIMYGHVKPEDAAEIVAKSIVNHEVIERLLYHDPVSGTAYKGTDDIPFYTKQLRTGLKDCGKLDPSNIAEYIAHGGYFSARDTYTKFDAEELCKLYQESGLRGRGGGGFLTGLKWDFARKEHNEKKYVICNGDEGDPGAFMDRSILEGNPHSVIEGMLIAAKAIGANEGYVYVRMEYPLACSRIREAIQKATEYGILGNTVFGTEASFHINVMEGAGAFVCGEETALLASIEGKRGMPTPKPPFPAQKGLFGKPTVINNVETLALVPIVLQQGPKKYREVGTANSPGTKTFALTGHVANTGLIEVPFGTTIREIVFEIGGGVLDKDGKINNDAFKAVQIGGPSGGCLTREHLDLPIDFDSLGSIGAMVGSGGMVVMNNSTCMVETARYFMTFTQHESCGKCVPCREGTRQMLEILEDITQGKADEESLKLLQETGEAVKLSSLCGLGKSAPNPVLSTLRYFRDEYEAHVKAKYCPTKTCKALSPISIDPTLCRGCTLCKRVCPVGAICGEVKKPHVIDPMVCIKCGACITTCKFKAIS